The Neisseria yangbaofengii genome contains a region encoding:
- the mhpT gene encoding 3-(3-hydroxy-phenyl)propionate transporter MhpT — MMSAEGRSIQNSAKITLALCFILALMEGFDLQSMGVAAPMMREAFRLDPKQLGWAFSAATLGTLPGALLAGKLADMYGRKPILIANTVLFGIMSVLTAHAYSFQLLLGARFLTGLGLGGALPILITMATEAVNQKWRGTAVSMMYCGVPAGGIITSLVAISMAKQFSWESIFYVGGFAPLLLVPIIWMWLPESKAYLQSKLEAEQRSFSIGRILFGEGRIFGTLQLWVSFFCTLIVLYVLLNWLPTLFANQNFSREEINYVQIGFNVGGVIGTLVLGLFLDKLNIKAVVVLIYAGMLAALYALSSGSELGSIIAATLACGMFIIGGQGTLYALAGMFYPAAIRGTGVGTAVAVGRAGSFAGPILAGLILGAGQSGSAVISAAIPVIAAAFVSAFILVLRFKKTQDAKA, encoded by the coding sequence ATGATGTCAGCTGAGGGAAGGAGCATACAAAACAGTGCCAAAATCACGTTGGCGCTGTGTTTTATTTTGGCTCTGATGGAGGGTTTCGACCTGCAATCGATGGGCGTGGCCGCACCGATGATGCGCGAAGCATTCCGGCTTGATCCGAAGCAGTTGGGCTGGGCGTTTTCTGCGGCTACTTTGGGCACGCTGCCGGGCGCATTGTTGGCCGGTAAACTGGCCGATATGTACGGCCGCAAGCCGATTTTGATTGCGAACACGGTTTTGTTCGGCATCATGTCGGTGCTGACCGCGCATGCTTATTCCTTTCAACTGCTGCTGGGCGCGCGTTTCTTGACCGGTTTGGGTTTGGGCGGCGCGCTGCCGATTTTGATTACCATGGCCACAGAAGCAGTGAATCAGAAATGGCGCGGCACGGCAGTGAGCATGATGTATTGCGGTGTACCGGCCGGCGGCATCATCACTTCGCTGGTGGCGATTTCGATGGCCAAGCAATTCAGTTGGGAATCGATTTTCTACGTCGGCGGTTTCGCACCATTGTTGTTGGTACCGATTATTTGGATGTGGCTGCCGGAATCGAAAGCCTATCTGCAAAGCAAGTTGGAAGCCGAGCAGCGCAGCTTTTCCATCGGCCGTATTTTGTTCGGCGAAGGGCGCATTTTCGGCACCTTGCAATTGTGGGTGAGCTTTTTCTGCACGCTGATTGTGCTATATGTGTTACTTAACTGGCTGCCGACGCTGTTTGCCAACCAAAATTTCAGCCGCGAAGAAATCAACTATGTGCAAATCGGCTTTAACGTCGGCGGCGTCATCGGCACGCTGGTGTTGGGTCTGTTTTTGGACAAACTCAATATCAAAGCCGTGGTGGTGTTGATTTACGCCGGTATGCTGGCCGCGCTGTATGCGCTATCGTCCGGTAGCGAATTAGGCAGCATCATTGCTGCGACTTTGGCTTGCGGTATGTTCATCATCGGCGGGCAAGGCACGCTCTACGCATTGGCCGGTATGTTTTATCCGGCGGCCATCCGCGGCACAGGTGTGGGTACGGCGGTGGCAGTCGGCCGCGCCGGTTCGTTTGCCGGCCCGATTTTGGCCGGCTTGATTTTGGGCGCAGGCCAGTCAGGTTCGGCTGTAATCAGCGCCGCCATTCCGGTGATTGCCGCGGCTTTTGTCAGCGCGTTTATTTTGGTGTTGCGCTTTAAGAAAACACAAGATGCCAAAGCTTAA
- a CDS encoding feruloyl-CoA synthase — protein sequence MNTTSYLDYPIRPVKLGGHEVDVREEGGTFYIHPKEILKPYPEVLSQRLYENAEKYPDRVFVARRSAGGQWQKYTYAQTLQAVRNIAQALMPYRLSAGRPLMILSENSIETFLLNFGAMVAGMPHAYVAPAYSLVADSPDKLRHVVDTLTPGMFFAGDGKGFRRHLEACGQLDKPIITTTGDLDGHACLKFDDFLNTPATGEVERRHARIRADDIAKFLFTSGSTALPKVVPTTHRMLCSNQQMLRQTLAVMEDEPPVLVDWLSWHHTFGGSHNLGIVLYNAGTFYIDDGRPTPECFPETIRNLKEISPTMYLNVPVAWAQLANALQDDAQLRDTFFKNVKLFFFAGAALSQDLWQKLSDISYTHCGERIRIMAGLGMTETSPSCTFTTGPSNLEAGFVGFPAPGCEVKLVPVDDKIELRVRGPHVMRGYWRHDNARGSFDEEGFYCTGDAVRLLNPDNIEDGLVYDGRIAEDFKLMTGTFVNVGELRNRILIHGNELIEDVVLVGEGKDEIGVLAFPKPTVTRRKSGLPDADWHDVLLSEPVQQWFADFMARINKGYSASSKRIARLYLMEEAADSAAGEKTDKGNLNQRLLRNRRAQQIEALYGSADDPFRFAAP from the coding sequence ATGAACACCACATCTTATCTCGATTATCCCATCCGTCCGGTCAAGCTGGGCGGCCATGAAGTGGACGTGCGCGAAGAGGGCGGCACGTTTTATATCCATCCTAAAGAAATCTTAAAACCTTATCCCGAAGTATTGTCGCAGCGTTTGTATGAAAATGCCGAAAAATACCCCGACCGTGTGTTTGTCGCCCGTCGCAGTGCCGGCGGACAATGGCAGAAATACACCTATGCGCAAACACTGCAAGCCGTGCGAAACATTGCTCAAGCCTTGATGCCGTATCGATTGTCCGCCGGGCGGCCGCTGATGATTTTGTCGGAAAATTCCATCGAAACCTTCCTGCTCAATTTTGGTGCGATGGTGGCGGGGATGCCGCATGCCTATGTGGCACCGGCTTATTCGCTGGTGGCCGACAGCCCCGACAAGCTGCGTCATGTGGTTGACACGCTTACCCCGGGCATGTTCTTTGCGGGCGACGGCAAAGGTTTCAGACGGCATCTTGAAGCCTGCGGTCAGCTCGACAAGCCGATTATCACCACCACCGGCGATTTGGACGGCCATGCCTGCCTGAAATTTGACGATTTTCTCAATACGCCGGCCACCGGTGAAGTAGAGCGGCGTCACGCGCGGATTCGGGCCGACGATATTGCCAAATTCCTGTTTACTTCCGGCTCGACGGCATTGCCGAAAGTGGTGCCGACCACACACAGAATGCTGTGCAGCAACCAGCAAATGTTGCGCCAAACCTTGGCGGTGATGGAGGACGAGCCGCCGGTATTGGTGGACTGGCTGAGCTGGCATCACACTTTTGGCGGCAGCCACAATTTAGGCATTGTGCTGTACAACGCCGGCACGTTCTACATCGATGACGGACGCCCGACGCCTGAGTGCTTCCCCGAAACCATCCGCAATCTGAAAGAAATTTCGCCGACCATGTATCTGAATGTGCCGGTGGCGTGGGCGCAACTGGCCAACGCGTTGCAAGATGATGCCCAATTGCGCGATACCTTCTTTAAAAATGTGAAGCTGTTTTTCTTTGCCGGTGCGGCCTTGTCGCAAGATTTGTGGCAAAAACTTTCCGACATCAGCTACACGCATTGCGGCGAACGCATCCGCATCATGGCGGGTTTGGGCATGACTGAAACCTCCCCTTCCTGCACCTTCACCACAGGGCCGTCGAATTTGGAAGCCGGTTTTGTCGGTTTTCCTGCGCCGGGCTGCGAAGTGAAGCTGGTGCCGGTGGATGACAAAATCGAATTGCGTGTGCGCGGCCCGCATGTGATGCGCGGCTATTGGCGACACGATAATGCACGCGGCAGCTTTGACGAAGAAGGCTTTTATTGCACCGGCGATGCCGTGCGCCTGCTCAATCCCGACAACATCGAAGACGGCTTGGTGTACGACGGCCGCATCGCCGAAGACTTCAAACTGATGACCGGCACCTTTGTCAACGTGGGCGAATTGCGCAACCGCATTCTGATTCACGGCAACGAGCTGATCGAAGACGTGGTGTTGGTGGGCGAGGGCAAAGACGAAATCGGCGTATTGGCTTTCCCGAAACCGACTGTTACCCGCCGCAAAAGCGGTTTGCCTGATGCCGATTGGCATGATGTTTTGTTGAGTGAACCGGTGCAGCAATGGTTTGCAGACTTTATGGCCAGAATCAACAAAGGCTATAGCGCCAGCTCAAAACGCATTGCGCGGCTGTATCTGATGGAAGAAGCCGCCGACAGCGCCGCGGGAGAAAAAACCGACAAAGGCAATCTGAATCAGCGTCTGTTGCGCAACCGCCGTGCGCAGCAAATCGAAGCCTTGTATGGCAGCGCAGACGATCCGTTCCGCTTTGCCGCGCCTTAA
- a CDS encoding MarR family winged helix-turn-helix transcriptional regulator: MKNGSWEDTAGQPTVSYNIGRLDRLVNQQLSEVLKPLGVSLPQFTMLSNLQRRGATANAALAARSFISPQAANQIVNTMVEHNWVTKRNDPNHGRMVLIELTDTGREVFARCMKEAAAFEAKMLQGLTPESVIMLKATVQRLLDNLRDD, translated from the coding sequence ATGAAAAATGGATCTTGGGAAGACACCGCCGGCCAGCCGACCGTCAGCTACAACATCGGCCGCCTTGACCGCTTAGTCAACCAGCAGTTGAGCGAAGTCTTGAAACCATTGGGCGTGAGCCTGCCGCAATTTACCATGCTGTCGAATCTTCAGCGGCGCGGTGCCACGGCCAATGCCGCGTTGGCCGCGCGCTCGTTTATTTCGCCGCAGGCCGCCAATCAGATTGTGAATACCATGGTGGAACACAATTGGGTAACCAAACGCAACGACCCGAATCACGGCCGTATGGTGCTGATTGAATTGACCGATACCGGCCGCGAGGTGTTCGCCCGCTGTATGAAAGAAGCGGCGGCGTTTGAAGCCAAAATGTTGCAAGGGTTGACGCCCGAAAGCGTGATTATGCTCAAAGCCACGGTGCAGCGGCTATTGGATAATTTGCGCGACGATTAA
- a CDS encoding acyl-CoA thioesterase, with product MDLNQAFEWLKTQNDIIVGTDWFQGRSLFGGVTAALMLVKLQHILDKPRRLRSLTVNFIGPVNAAEAVHLEAHVLRVGKSVLQGEVHLTQGGDVLAVLLASFGEARESKAVQTAPTPAPTWPPPQDLPARRDLGGLELAFLHYLDLRWAEGAQAFSGAEHASFGAYTRFQNQQGDFTLAHLVALADGFPPAPSVLIEGIAPMSSLTWTLELLQEPQDITLDDFWQYKVHTDYAAEGYGHTEARMWDKKGVLTLISRQTVTVFA from the coding sequence ATGGATTTGAATCAAGCATTTGAATGGTTAAAAACGCAAAACGATATTATCGTCGGCACGGATTGGTTTCAAGGCCGTTCTCTGTTTGGCGGGGTGACTGCGGCTTTGATGCTGGTGAAGTTGCAGCATATTTTGGACAAACCGCGCCGTCTGCGTTCGCTGACGGTGAATTTTATCGGCCCCGTCAATGCTGCCGAAGCCGTGCATTTGGAGGCGCACGTGTTGCGGGTGGGCAAATCCGTGTTGCAGGGCGAAGTGCATTTGACGCAGGGTGGTGACGTGTTGGCGGTGTTGCTGGCCAGTTTTGGCGAAGCGCGTGAATCAAAAGCAGTTCAGACGGCGCCAACTCCTGCACCGACATGGCCGCCGCCGCAGGATTTGCCGGCACGGCGCGATTTAGGTGGCTTGGAATTGGCGTTTCTGCATTATTTGGATTTGCGCTGGGCGGAAGGGGCGCAGGCGTTTAGCGGGGCGGAACATGCTTCGTTTGGTGCCTATACGCGTTTTCAAAACCAACAAGGCGATTTTACTTTGGCGCATTTGGTGGCGTTGGCCGACGGCTTCCCGCCGGCGCCTTCGGTGTTGATTGAGGGCATTGCACCGATGAGCAGCCTGACCTGGACGCTGGAATTGCTGCAAGAGCCGCAAGACATCACGCTGGATGATTTTTGGCAATACAAAGTGCACACCGATTACGCGGCGGAAGGTTACGGCCACACCGAAGCGCGGATGTGGGACAAAAAAGGTGTGTTGACACTCATCAGCCGCCAAACGGTAACGGTGTTTGCCTAA
- a CDS encoding aldehyde dehydrogenase: MNQVNLFINGESRPAADGQTFERFGPLSGQAATMAAAGKAADANAAVEAAAKAFPAWAALPPGEKRNRLLKAADLLASRAEEFVEIGIGEMGSSGAWYGFNVHLAANMLRDAAGMVTQIQGNVIPSDVPGRMAMGMRVPCGVVVGMAPWNAPVILATRALAMPLACGNTVVLKASENCPATHELLVRTLNEAGLGKGVVNLVTHSAEDAPEVVSALIAHPAVKRVNFTGSTHVGKIIAKQCAEYLKPVVLELGGKAPVIVCEDADLDEAANAIAFGAFFNQGQICMSTERVLVHESVADDLIGRLKAKIDGFVTGDPRGQVHIAHVESKRSADRILAMVRDAEDKGAKAITGYQVNGTAISPILLDGIAPGMQLYTEESFGPVCTLERVQDDEEAVAKANDSVFGLSAAVFSRDLGRAMAIAQRIESGICHINSATVDDEAPMPFGGVKESGYGRFGSHASINEFTELRWITVRSTPKHYPI; the protein is encoded by the coding sequence ATGAATCAAGTCAATTTGTTTATCAATGGTGAATCGCGTCCGGCGGCAGACGGCCAAACATTCGAGCGTTTCGGACCTTTGAGCGGTCAGGCGGCAACAATGGCGGCGGCCGGTAAGGCGGCGGATGCCAATGCGGCGGTGGAGGCGGCGGCGAAGGCGTTTCCGGCTTGGGCGGCGTTGCCGCCGGGAGAAAAACGCAACCGTTTGCTGAAAGCGGCGGATTTGCTGGCGTCGCGTGCGGAAGAATTTGTCGAAATCGGTATCGGCGAGATGGGCTCGAGCGGCGCGTGGTATGGTTTTAATGTGCATTTGGCGGCCAATATGCTGCGCGATGCGGCGGGCATGGTGACGCAGATTCAAGGCAATGTGATTCCGAGCGATGTGCCGGGCCGTATGGCAATGGGTATGCGTGTGCCGTGCGGCGTGGTGGTGGGTATGGCGCCTTGGAATGCGCCGGTGATTTTGGCGACCCGTGCGCTGGCGATGCCCTTGGCGTGCGGCAATACGGTGGTGTTGAAGGCTTCGGAAAACTGCCCGGCCACGCATGAATTGCTGGTGCGCACCTTAAACGAAGCCGGTTTGGGGAAAGGCGTGGTGAACTTGGTAACCCACAGCGCGGAGGATGCGCCGGAAGTGGTGTCGGCTTTGATTGCCCACCCCGCGGTAAAACGTGTCAACTTCACCGGCTCGACCCATGTCGGCAAAATTATTGCCAAACAATGCGCCGAATACTTGAAACCGGTGGTGTTGGAATTGGGCGGCAAAGCACCGGTGATTGTGTGCGAAGACGCCGATTTGGACGAAGCGGCCAATGCGATTGCGTTTGGTGCATTCTTCAACCAAGGCCAAATCTGCATGAGCACCGAGCGCGTGTTGGTGCATGAAAGCGTGGCCGACGATTTAATCGGCCGTCTGAAAGCGAAAATCGACGGTTTCGTTACCGGCGACCCACGCGGACAAGTCCACATCGCCCATGTGGAAAGCAAACGCTCGGCCGACCGCATTTTGGCCATGGTGCGCGATGCGGAAGACAAAGGTGCGAAAGCGATTACCGGATACCAAGTCAACGGTACTGCCATCAGCCCGATTTTGCTCGACGGCATTGCCCCGGGCATGCAGCTTTATACCGAAGAATCGTTCGGTCCGGTGTGTACGTTGGAGCGTGTGCAAGACGATGAAGAAGCGGTTGCCAAAGCCAACGATTCCGTGTTCGGCTTGTCGGCAGCCGTATTCAGCCGTGATTTGGGCCGCGCAATGGCGATTGCACAGAGGATTGAAAGCGGTATCTGCCACATCAATTCTGCCACTGTTGACGATGAAGCGCCGATGCCGTTTGGTGGTGTGAAAGAGAGCGGTTACGGCCGCTTCGGCAGCCATGCGTCGATTAACGAATTTACCGAGTTGCGTTGGATTACCGTACGGAGCACGCCGAAACATTATCCGATTTAA
- a CDS encoding acyl-CoA dehydrogenase yields the protein MSGTIIALGCLAALAFFSAPLWLWAAAGVSGLLTGVFAWWFALPWLAVCALLGVASLRMKFVSRPAFKLFKNILPPLSATEQAAIEAGTVWWDAEIFNGKPDWRKLSAYRDPKLTEEEQSFIDNETETLCQMLNDWRFTRHDKDLPPEVWQYVKDQGFIAMIIDKKYGGKQFSHYAHAKVATKIASRSPAAAYMIMLPNSLGPAELIQHYGTDEQKDYYLPRLAKGIDMPCFALTSPWAGSDAGAIPDTGFVCYGSYTDPRDGSHHENVLGVRASFEKRWITMAPIATVIGLAFKLRDPEGLLGGKEDIGITCALLPAAMEGLQHQRRHYPNETPFWNGPVWGKDIFFPLEWIIGGRDYAGQGWRMLMECLSVGRCISLPSQSVGNAKHAAWTTSAWVGIRQQFGLPIGKFEGVADALARIGGHTYQMEAAQDLALTGLDLGENPSVISAMVKFNNTERLRKVMNDAMDIHGGRAVVGGPRNYLASMYNAVPIGITVEGANILTRCLMIFGQGAFRCHHHVLTEINALQKDDVNAFDRAFQKHLGQSASNAARSFVFGITNGGGYAPKSPLAFVYKRLNRLSAAFAFAADAAMLSLGGDLKRRESLSGRLADAFSNLYIASACLKRFEREGSREADLPIAEYAARLALYEAEQALSGLVKNLPNRCAALLLRAVVFPLGKRESAPEDKLVHQVAADMQQHGETLERLTRFRFHPQGDADNADEPLTVLKPAMEAVRQTSKLEQALRKADAKGRLTAETPSEKISEAVEKGLITAEQGEQIREARRLVKIAITVDDFDMDLNEANPKPFEFRVF from the coding sequence ATGTCAGGCACAATTATCGCACTGGGCTGTTTGGCCGCATTGGCGTTTTTCAGCGCACCGTTGTGGCTGTGGGCCGCTGCCGGCGTGTCGGGTTTGCTCACGGGCGTGTTCGCATGGTGGTTTGCATTGCCGTGGCTGGCGGTGTGCGCGCTGTTGGGTGTGGCATCGCTGCGGATGAAATTTGTCAGCCGTCCGGCGTTCAAGCTTTTCAAAAACATTCTGCCGCCATTGTCGGCCACCGAACAGGCAGCCATTGAGGCGGGTACGGTGTGGTGGGATGCGGAAATTTTCAACGGCAAACCCGATTGGCGCAAATTGTCCGCCTATCGCGACCCGAAATTAACCGAAGAAGAACAATCCTTTATCGACAACGAAACCGAAACATTGTGCCAAATGCTCAATGATTGGCGCTTTACCCGCCACGATAAAGATTTGCCGCCTGAAGTGTGGCAATACGTGAAAGATCAGGGCTTTATCGCCATGATTATCGACAAAAAATACGGCGGCAAACAATTCTCGCATTACGCCCATGCCAAAGTGGCGACCAAAATCGCCAGCCGCAGCCCGGCCGCGGCGTATATGATTATGCTGCCCAATTCCTTGGGGCCTGCCGAGTTGATTCAGCACTACGGCACCGATGAGCAAAAAGATTACTACCTGCCGCGCTTGGCAAAGGGCATTGATATGCCGTGTTTCGCACTCACCAGCCCGTGGGCAGGTTCGGACGCAGGCGCGATTCCGGATACCGGTTTCGTGTGTTACGGCAGCTACACCGACCCGCGCGACGGCTCGCATCATGAAAACGTATTGGGCGTGCGCGCGAGCTTTGAAAAACGCTGGATTACCATGGCGCCGATTGCTACTGTGATTGGTTTGGCCTTCAAATTGCGCGACCCGGAAGGCTTGCTCGGCGGCAAGGAAGACATCGGCATCACCTGCGCACTGCTGCCGGCCGCGATGGAAGGCTTGCAGCACCAACGCCGCCATTACCCGAACGAAACGCCGTTTTGGAACGGGCCGGTTTGGGGCAAAGACATTTTCTTCCCGCTGGAATGGATTATCGGCGGCCGTGATTATGCCGGTCAAGGTTGGCGCATGTTGATGGAGTGTTTGTCTGTCGGCCGCTGCATTTCGCTGCCGTCGCAATCGGTGGGAAACGCCAAACACGCTGCATGGACGACTTCCGCATGGGTCGGCATCCGTCAGCAATTCGGTTTGCCGATCGGCAAATTCGAAGGCGTGGCCGACGCATTGGCACGTATCGGCGGCCATACTTACCAAATGGAAGCTGCGCAAGACTTGGCCTTGACCGGCTTGGATTTGGGTGAAAATCCATCGGTGATTTCCGCCATGGTGAAATTCAACAACACCGAACGCCTGCGCAAAGTGATGAACGATGCCATGGATATTCACGGCGGCCGCGCCGTAGTCGGCGGGCCGCGCAACTATCTGGCTTCGATGTACAACGCTGTACCGATCGGCATCACAGTGGAGGGCGCGAACATTTTGACCCGCTGTCTGATGATTTTCGGGCAGGGCGCATTCCGCTGCCATCATCATGTGCTGACCGAAATTAACGCGCTGCAAAAAGACGACGTGAACGCGTTTGACCGAGCGTTTCAAAAGCACTTAGGCCAAAGCGCCTCTAATGCCGCCCGAAGCTTCGTATTCGGCATCACCAACGGCGGCGGCTATGCACCGAAAAGCCCGCTGGCCTTTGTCTACAAACGGCTCAACCGTTTGAGCGCGGCGTTTGCCTTTGCGGCCGACGCGGCCATGTTGAGCTTGGGCGGTGATTTGAAACGCCGCGAAAGCCTGTCTGGCCGCTTGGCAGATGCGTTTTCCAATCTCTACATCGCTTCGGCCTGCTTGAAACGCTTCGAGCGTGAGGGCAGCCGTGAAGCCGATTTGCCCATTGCCGAATACGCCGCGCGCTTGGCCTTGTATGAAGCGGAACAAGCCCTGTCCGGCTTGGTGAAAAACCTGCCGAACCGCTGCGCCGCTTTGCTGTTGCGTGCGGTGGTATTCCCATTGGGCAAACGCGAAAGCGCACCGGAAGACAAGCTGGTGCATCAAGTGGCCGCCGATATGCAGCAACACGGCGAAACACTCGAGCGCTTGACACGTTTCCGTTTCCATCCGCAAGGCGATGCCGACAATGCCGACGAGCCGTTGACCGTGTTGAAACCGGCGATGGAAGCCGTGCGCCAAACGTCCAAGTTGGAACAAGCCTTGCGTAAAGCCGATGCCAAAGGCCGGCTCACCGCCGAAACGCCGTCTGAAAAAATCAGCGAAGCGGTGGAGAAAGGCTTGATTACCGCCGAGCAAGGCGAACAAATCCGCGAAGCCCGCCGCTTGGTGAAAATCGCAATTACGGTGGACGATTTCGATATGGATTTGAACGAAGCCAATCCGAAACCTTTTGAATTTAGGGTGTTTTAA
- a CDS encoding p-hydroxycinnamoyl CoA hydratase/lyase: MSYENRWQTVKVAVENQIAWVSFNRPDKRNAMSPTLNREMGDVLEVLEQDADVGVVVITGEGSAWTAGMDLKEYFRETDGLPEIAQEKARREACKWQWQMLRFYNKPTIAMVNGWCFGGAFSPLVACDLAIAADEAVFGLSEINWGIPPGNLVSKAMADTVGHRQSLYYIMTGETFNGKQAAEMGLVNKSVPLAELRAEVEKLCRTLLEKNPVVLRYAKNGFKRCRELTWDQNEDYLYAKLDQCLFRDPEGGRAEGMRQFLDEKSIKPGLQTYKR, translated from the coding sequence ATGTCATACGAAAACCGCTGGCAGACTGTGAAAGTGGCTGTAGAAAACCAAATCGCTTGGGTATCGTTCAACCGCCCCGACAAACGCAATGCCATGAGCCCGACGCTCAACCGCGAAATGGGTGATGTGTTGGAAGTGTTGGAGCAGGATGCCGATGTCGGCGTGGTGGTGATTACCGGCGAGGGCAGTGCGTGGACGGCGGGCATGGATTTGAAAGAGTATTTCCGCGAAACTGACGGCCTGCCGGAAATCGCCCAAGAAAAAGCCCGCCGCGAAGCGTGCAAATGGCAATGGCAGATGCTGCGTTTTTACAATAAACCGACCATTGCGATGGTAAACGGCTGGTGTTTCGGCGGTGCATTCTCGCCGCTGGTGGCTTGCGATTTGGCGATTGCCGCCGATGAAGCCGTGTTCGGTTTGTCGGAAATCAACTGGGGCATTCCGCCGGGCAATCTGGTCAGCAAAGCCATGGCGGATACCGTCGGCCACCGCCAATCGCTCTATTACATCATGACCGGCGAAACTTTCAACGGCAAACAGGCCGCTGAAATGGGCTTGGTTAACAAGAGTGTGCCGCTGGCCGAATTGCGCGCCGAAGTGGAGAAATTGTGCCGAACGCTGCTGGAGAAAAATCCGGTGGTGCTGCGTTATGCGAAAAACGGTTTCAAACGCTGCCGCGAGCTGACTTGGGATCAAAACGAAGATTACCTGTACGCCAAGTTGGATCAGTGTCTGTTCCGTGATCCGGAAGGCGGCCGTGCGGAAGGTATGCGCCAGTTCTTGGATGAAAAATCCATCAAACCGGGCTTGCAGACTTATAAACGATAA
- a CDS encoding Nramp family divalent metal transporter, giving the protein MAQNQIHTPTSTWQSRMGALGPGILMASAAIGGSHLIASTQAGALYGWQLASIIVLTNLLKYPFFRFSAHYTMDTGKSLVQGYAEKSRFYLWVFALLCFVSATISTGAVAVVTAAIIKMALPNLGLETGVIAALVMLSCLLILLSGQYRALDHVSKAIVASLAVATVIAAGIAMSRGMQMQPDFIEPTPWTLAGLGFIIALMGWMPAPIEISAINSLWITEKQKIQPSSYRDGIFDFNVGFYTSAVLAVVFLVLGAYVQYGNGEAVQMAGGKYIGQLINMYAVTIGEWARPLVAFIAFACMYGTTITVIDGYARAVSESVRLIRHKDSVCKGELFGWYLWVAGTGLALILWFNSAMAELLKFAMISAFLAAPVFAWLNYRLVKADKKHKLSKGMEALAVVGLIYLVGFAVLFLLNLGGFLG; this is encoded by the coding sequence ATGGCACAAAATCAAATACACACTCCAACATCAACTTGGCAAAGCCGCATGGGCGCGCTGGGGCCGGGTATTTTGATGGCTTCTGCGGCCATCGGCGGCTCGCATTTGATTGCGTCGACGCAGGCCGGTGCGCTGTATGGTTGGCAGTTGGCCTCAATCATCGTCTTGACCAACCTGCTGAAATATCCGTTTTTCCGTTTCAGCGCCCACTACACCATGGATACAGGCAAGAGCTTGGTGCAGGGTTATGCGGAAAAAAGCCGCTTTTATTTGTGGGTATTTGCGCTGTTGTGTTTCGTTTCCGCAACCATCAGCACCGGCGCGGTGGCGGTGGTGACGGCGGCGATTATCAAAATGGCCTTGCCGAACCTCGGCTTGGAAACTGGCGTGATTGCCGCCTTGGTTATGCTTTCCTGCCTGCTGATTTTGTTGAGCGGCCAATACCGCGCACTCGACCACGTATCCAAAGCGATTGTCGCCAGCTTGGCGGTGGCTACCGTGATTGCGGCAGGTATTGCCATGTCGCGCGGCATGCAGATGCAGCCTGACTTTATCGAGCCGACTCCGTGGACGCTCGCAGGTTTGGGCTTCATCATCGCCTTGATGGGCTGGATGCCGGCACCGATTGAGATTTCCGCAATTAACTCTTTATGGATCACGGAAAAACAAAAAATCCAACCTTCCAGCTACCGTGATGGCATTTTCGACTTTAACGTCGGTTTCTATACCAGCGCGGTGTTGGCAGTGGTGTTTCTGGTGTTGGGTGCGTATGTGCAGTACGGCAACGGCGAAGCCGTGCAAATGGCCGGCGGCAAATACATCGGGCAGCTGATTAATATGTATGCGGTGACCATCGGCGAATGGGCACGTCCGCTGGTGGCATTTATCGCGTTTGCCTGTATGTACGGCACCACCATCACCGTCATCGATGGTTATGCCCGCGCGGTATCCGAATCCGTGCGCCTGATTCGCCATAAAGACAGTGTGTGCAAAGGCGAATTGTTCGGCTGGTATCTGTGGGTCGCCGGTACCGGCTTGGCGCTGATTTTGTGGTTCAACAGTGCAATGGCGGAATTGCTGAAATTTGCCATGATTTCAGCTTTCTTGGCCGCACCGGTGTTCGCATGGTTGAACTACCGCTTGGTGAAAGCCGACAAAAAACACAAATTGTCCAAAGGTATGGAAGCTTTGGCGGTTGTCGGTTTGATTTATTTGGTAGGTTTTGCCGTGTTGTTCCTGCTCAATTTGGGTGGATTTTTAGGTTAA